Proteins from a genomic interval of Lactococcus protaetiae:
- a CDS encoding LysE/ArgO family amino acid transporter, which produces MLFVIFKGMLIGFAAIAPIGMQNIYVFNNALTNNIKKALFYAFFIWFSDAIFEIAAFYGMGALISSNEIFKLMVMGIGGALLIYIARGILKDARATHFDQNTQVNASQTLGKVLLSSLLLVWANPQALIDGSLMLGALHGTLSGIDAFYFISGVLLATILWFYGITLFVGLLKEKLPKFFLVWINVISGAIVLIYGIYLVVHVLIILFK; this is translated from the coding sequence ATGTTATTTGTAATTTTTAAGGGTATGCTTATTGGTTTCGCTGCGATTGCGCCAATTGGTATGCAAAATATATATGTATTTAATAACGCACTGACAAATAATATAAAAAAAGCACTATTTTATGCTTTTTTTATATGGTTTTCTGATGCGATTTTCGAAATTGCTGCATTTTATGGAATGGGAGCTTTAATTTCTTCAAATGAAATCTTTAAGCTCATGGTGATGGGCATCGGGGGTGCATTATTAATTTATATTGCACGTGGAATCTTGAAAGATGCTAGAGCGACCCATTTCGACCAAAATACTCAAGTGAATGCTTCTCAAACTCTAGGTAAAGTTCTTTTATCTTCATTGCTTCTCGTTTGGGCGAATCCGCAGGCTCTAATAGATGGTTCTCTGATGCTTGGAGCATTACATGGCACTCTATCAGGTATAGATGCCTTCTATTTCATTTCTGGCGTACTATTAGCTACTATCTTGTGGTTTTATGGAATCACTTTATTTGTAGGTCTTTTAAAAGAAAAACTACCAAAATTTTTCTTAGTCTGGATCAACGTTATTTCAGGTGCTATTGTCTTAATCTATGGTATATACTTAGTCGTTCATGTCTTAATAATTCTTTTTAAATAA
- a CDS encoding DUF1304 domain-containing protein, whose product MLSLILVFFVALEHLLFGYIEMFGSVQVQSKAFGFPEKELQNNTLQIALSNQGIYNVSLGLLVIAFIIFNLAANSLILSMIFVVIVGIYGGLTVTKKIWFIQVGPALLALLSLVLAL is encoded by the coding sequence ATGCTATCACTTATACTTGTATTTTTTGTAGCACTTGAACACCTCTTGTTTGGCTATATTGAAATGTTTGGGAGTGTTCAAGTGCAATCCAAAGCATTTGGGTTTCCAGAAAAAGAACTGCAAAATAACACTCTCCAAATAGCCCTATCCAATCAGGGGATTTATAATGTTTCACTTGGACTGTTGGTTATCGCTTTTATAATATTTAACTTAGCAGCCAATAGTCTTATTTTATCAATGATTTTTGTAGTTATTGTTGGTATTTATGGTGGTTTAACTGTTACTAAAAAAATATGGTTTATACAAGTTGGACCAGCTTTACTAGCGTTGTTAAGTCTTGTACTAGCTCTATAG
- a CDS encoding DUF308 domain-containing protein, producing MLTDFEKLRRGVGFSGIVSIIIGLLILFLPSRTAIIAASIVGVALVIMGITYIGANFIKKRDDKGQIWRVGHFLLGFMYLFAGIFVFVDLTAAAESLFILVGIFVGMLWIIDGFVNLTALSNFNNKLWGVILSIISIIAGAMLLFSPLWGAVALWILLGIEFIIIGLIKIIHFYNWNK from the coding sequence ATGTTAACGGATTTTGAAAAACTTCGTCGTGGAGTAGGATTTAGTGGTATTGTTTCGATAATTATTGGTTTATTGATACTTTTCTTACCTTCCAGAACGGCTATTATTGCAGCTTCTATCGTGGGTGTCGCTCTTGTAATAATGGGTATTACATATATCGGAGCTAATTTTATTAAAAAAAGAGATGATAAGGGACAAATTTGGAGAGTGGGGCATTTTCTCCTAGGCTTTATGTACCTTTTTGCAGGTATTTTCGTGTTTGTAGATTTAACTGCGGCTGCGGAGTCTCTCTTTATTCTTGTAGGTATTTTTGTTGGGATGCTTTGGATAATTGATGGTTTTGTTAATTTAACTGCTTTGAGTAATTTCAACAATAAACTCTGGGGTGTTATTTTAAGTATTATCAGTATAATTGCAGGAGCAATGTTACTTTTTTCACCGCTTTGGGGAGCAGTTGCACTCTGGATATTACTAGGAATTGAGTTCATCATCATAGGTTTAATTAAGATTATTCATTTCTATAATTGGAACAAGTGA
- a CDS encoding phage holin, whose amino-acid sequence MKNINAGTLTRTILLWLAILNQILTALHLNPLPLDDNTVSTIITTVFALWAWWKNNDFTHAAKEGTKVTQALKQGQSLEITRLKNVDQEFTTTGTNKMGNIENMIVRMEAILSILTTSLR is encoded by the coding sequence ATGAAAAATATTAATGCAGGTACGCTTACCCGTACCATTTTACTTTGGTTGGCCATTCTCAACCAAATTTTAACGGCGCTACATCTTAATCCGCTACCGCTTGATGATAATACGGTAAGTACGATTATCACGACTGTCTTTGCACTTTGGGCGTGGTGGAAGAATAATGATTTTACTCACGCTGCAAAAGAAGGGACAAAAGTCACACAGGCTTTAAAGCAAGGTCAGTCGCTTGAAATCACACGCTTAAAAAACGTAGACCAAGAATTTACGACAACGGGGACAAATAAAATGGGAAATATCGAAAATATGATTGTTCGGATGGAAGCAATTCTGTCAATATTAACAACAAGCCTCAGATGA
- a CDS encoding glutathione peroxidase, whose translation MKFYDFSAIKMNGENESMTDYKGKVVIVVNTASKCGFTPQFEGLEDLYETYKDQGLEILGFPCNQFAGQDPAENNAINEFCQLNYGVKFTMFQKIKVNGKEAHPLYQFLKNEAKGTVGSTIKWNFTKFLIDREGNVIERFAPATEPKDMVAAIEKLL comes from the coding sequence ATGAAATTTTATGATTTTAGTGCCATTAAGATGAATGGTGAAAACGAATCAATGACCGACTATAAAGGAAAAGTTGTCATTGTTGTCAATACAGCAAGCAAGTGTGGATTTACACCACAATTTGAAGGATTAGAAGATTTGTATGAAACTTACAAAGATCAAGGACTTGAGATTTTAGGATTTCCATGTAATCAATTTGCTGGACAAGATCCTGCTGAAAATAATGCAATTAACGAGTTTTGTCAGTTGAATTATGGCGTAAAATTCACGATGTTTCAAAAAATTAAAGTCAATGGTAAAGAAGCACATCCACTTTATCAATTTTTGAAAAATGAAGCTAAAGGAACAGTTGGAAGCACAATCAAATGGAATTTTACAAAATTTTTGATTGACCGAGAAGGCAATGTCATTGAACGCTTTGCACCAGCAACCGAGCCTAAAGATATGGTTGCTGCTATTGAAAAATTGCTCTGA
- a CDS encoding DUF3892 domain-containing protein, with product MEYQITHIRVSDNYVSSTDKITDVKLSSNLEYSVADIIRFINNDSRFFYTCAYSQADKVYIEAVCSTNGILYLHTEANPISNDNLLSLPRF from the coding sequence ATGGAATATCAAATAACCCATATCCGTGTTTCTGATAACTATGTGTCTTCTACTGACAAGATTACTGATGTTAAACTAAGCAGCAATCTAGAATATTCAGTTGCAGATATTATTCGTTTTATCAACAATGATAGTCGTTTTTTCTACACCTGTGCTTATTCCCAAGCTGATAAAGTATACATTGAGGCTGTTTGTTCAACTAATGGAATACTGTATCTCCATACTGAAGCCAACCCAATAAGTAACGATAATTTGCTCAGCTTGCCTAGATTCTGA
- a CDS encoding glycoside hydrolase family 73 protein, with protein sequence MIQYNFIREIAPLAQKAYKEDKVLASITLAQACLESDFGQSTLASKYHNLFGVKAYGNVPTVKLDTQEYENGQWITIQGEFRVYPSFEKSVLGHTKLFLEGTTWNPKQYASVLAAKDYTTAAKAVQTSGYATDPSYADKLIQMIQTYHLDNYDQK encoded by the coding sequence ATGATTCAGTATAATTTTATCAGGGAGATTGCTCCTCTTGCTCAAAAAGCCTACAAAGAAGACAAGGTCCTTGCTTCTATCACTCTTGCTCAAGCCTGTCTTGAGTCTGACTTTGGACAAAGCACCCTCGCCAGTAAATATCATAATCTCTTTGGAGTCAAGGCTTATGGTAATGTCCCAACCGTCAAACTTGATACACAAGAATACGAAAATGGACAATGGATAACCATCCAGGGAGAGTTTCGTGTTTATCCAAGTTTTGAAAAATCTGTCCTTGGTCACACTAAGCTTTTCCTTGAGGGAACAACTTGGAACCCCAAACAATATGCGAGTGTCCTTGCCGCAAAAGATTACACAACAGCCGCAAAAGCCGTTCAAACATCTGGCTATGCCACTGACCCCAGCTATGCTGATAAATTAATTCAGATGATTCAAACTTACCATTTGGACAATTATGACCAGAAATAA
- a CDS encoding type II toxin-antitoxin system HicA family toxin, with protein MRITVPVHGNQDLGNGLESKILKQAGLK; from the coding sequence GTGAGAATTACAGTTCCTGTTCATGGTAATCAAGATTTAGGAAATGGGCTTGAAAGCAAAATCCTAAAGCAGGCAGGGCTAAAATAG
- a CDS encoding ribonuclease G, which translates to MEQQNFTTKWNWGAFIDPIGFAIGNRAYLGLLALIPILNIVWIFISGAKGEQWALSNHNNEYRDEEEFRKVMDSWKRAGFVQFLIFVGVLVLYLIIMILAFSVWSFNIN; encoded by the coding sequence ATGGAACAGCAAAATTTCACTACAAAATGGAACTGGGGTGCTTTCATTGACCCTATCGGTTTCGCCATCGGTAACCGAGCTTACCTTGGGCTCCTCGCCTTAATTCCTATCTTGAATATTGTCTGGATTTTTATTTCAGGAGCAAAAGGAGAGCAATGGGCACTCTCTAATCATAACAATGAATATCGTGATGAAGAAGAATTTAGAAAAGTTATGGACAGCTGGAAACGCGCTGGTTTCGTACAATTCCTCATTTTTGTGGGAGTTCTAGTCCTCTATCTTATTATCATGATTTTAGCTTTCAGTGTATGGAGTTTTAATATTAATTAA
- a CDS encoding universal stress protein, with protein MVKQYKNILVAVDGSEQSYDAVREAINISKRNKARLKVLYVLNDKLANIPVHMDTITLYKSVQEHADFVMEQIHRRIDDKEYDFEIVRLTGTPKREIVSFSKENNIDLIIIGSTGLDAIDRFIVGSTTQYVVSHAPCNVIVVK; from the coding sequence ATGGTTAAACAATATAAGAATATTTTAGTAGCGGTGGATGGTTCTGAACAATCGTATGATGCTGTTCGTGAAGCAATAAATATTTCAAAACGCAACAAGGCGCGTTTAAAGGTGTTGTATGTATTAAATGACAAATTAGCGAATATTCCAGTACATATGGACACAATAACACTTTATAAGAGCGTTCAAGAGCATGCTGATTTTGTTATGGAACAAATACACAGACGTATTGATGATAAAGAGTATGATTTTGAGATAGTAAGATTGACTGGTACACCTAAAAGAGAAATTGTCAGTTTTTCTAAAGAAAATAATATTGATTTAATAATTATCGGTTCGACGGGACTTGATGCAATTGATAGATTCATTGTAGGCTCAACGACTCAATATGTTGTTAGTCATGCACCTTGTAATGTTATAGTTGTTAAATAG
- a CDS encoding glycoside hydrolase family protein — protein MKIGSNGLNLIKQFEGCRLTAYALGDGKITIGWGHAELVGQTGLVAGVTTWIQAQADNQLAADLVPCENAVNNYFTRSFNQNQFDALVSFAYNLGTAVFANYSWNKTASDSWITSEMMLYINKGTQFEEGLTRRRQAEVTLYNNEATSGTTGSWTWSFTKPYTGIVYLDGQQFGNTSYPRGRGYFHDGFDFDASVYGPDILAVSDGEVIYTGVMGDGLGSVVVLSIPPYQVMYQEFSNSMSDIFVSVGQKVTKGQRIARMNGGHIFI, from the coding sequence GTGAAAATTGGTTCAAATGGTTTAAATCTTATCAAACAATTTGAAGGTTGTCGACTTACAGCTTATGCTCTTGGTGATGGTAAGATTACTATTGGTTGGGGGCACGCAGAGCTGGTAGGACAAACTGGCTTGGTAGCTGGTGTTACAACATGGATTCAAGCCCAAGCAGATAATCAACTCGCTGCTGATTTGGTCCCTTGTGAAAATGCAGTAAATAATTATTTTACTCGCTCATTTAACCAAAATCAGTTTGATGCTTTAGTTTCTTTTGCTTATAACTTGGGAACTGCTGTATTTGCAAATTATAGTTGGAATAAAACAGCAAGTGATAGCTGGATTACTTCTGAAATGATGCTTTATATAAATAAAGGAACTCAGTTTGAAGAGGGATTAACGCGACGCCGTCAAGCAGAGGTAACTTTATATAACAATGAGGCAACATCTGGTACAACAGGGAGTTGGACGTGGTCTTTTACCAAGCCTTATACTGGCATCGTCTATTTAGATGGTCAGCAATTCGGTAATACTTCATATCCTAGAGGGCGTGGCTATTTCCATGATGGATTTGATTTTGATGCTAGCGTTTATGGTCCAGATATTTTAGCTGTTTCTGATGGAGAGGTAATCTATACTGGAGTGATGGGAGACGGACTTGGTTCTGTTGTTGTTTTGTCTATCCCACCCTATCAAGTAATGTATCAAGAATTTTCAAATTCCATGAGTGATATTTTTGTTTCAGTTGGGCAAAAAGTAACTAAAGGTCAACGTATCGCTCGGATGAATGGGGGACACATCTTCATTTAG
- a CDS encoding universal stress protein, with protein sequence MKKQYKNILVAVDGSEQSYNAVGEATEIAKRNEAKLVILTVKDINRYYGMAGAGRIETPGLDRIAEDILAKAAKLVKNEVEVRTEEIAGNPKHRIVKFAEEEGVDLIVIGSTGAGFFDKLMLGSTTRYVVDNATCNVMIVR encoded by the coding sequence ATGAAAAAACAATACAAGAACATCTTGGTTGCGGTAGATGGTTCTGAGCAGTCTTATAACGCTGTGGGCGAAGCTACTGAAATTGCAAAACGTAACGAGGCTAAATTAGTTATTTTAACAGTAAAAGACATTAATCGTTATTACGGAATGGCTGGAGCTGGTAGGATTGAAACTCCAGGACTTGATAGGATTGCTGAGGATATTTTAGCCAAAGCTGCTAAGTTGGTAAAAAATGAAGTAGAAGTCAGAACAGAAGAGATTGCAGGTAATCCAAAACACAGAATTGTTAAGTTTGCGGAAGAAGAGGGTGTTGATTTAATCGTTATAGGTTCAACAGGTGCAGGTTTCTTCGATAAACTTATGCTTGGTTCAACTACGCGGTATGTTGTTGACAACGCAACTTGTAATGTTATGATTGTTAGATAA
- a CDS encoding universal stress protein — MRKQYKNILVAVDGSEQSYNAIKEAVGVAKRNQGKLHILTVKDINRYYGLAGRMDLTGTPALDRIAKSILVKSCKLVNYEVEFETYELAGTPKHLIVKFAKEHDIDLIIIGATGAGFIDKLMLGSTTQYVIIHAPCSVMVVR, encoded by the coding sequence ATGAGAAAACAGTACAAAAACATCTTGGTTGCAGTAGATGGTTCAGAACAGTCCTATAATGCTATAAAAGAAGCTGTAGGAGTAGCTAAAAGAAATCAGGGAAAGCTCCATATCTTGACAGTTAAAGATATCAATCGTTATTATGGATTAGCAGGAAGAATGGATTTAACAGGTACTCCAGCTCTTGATAGAATCGCTAAGTCCATCCTAGTTAAATCTTGTAAATTAGTTAATTATGAAGTTGAATTTGAAACTTATGAACTTGCTGGGACTCCAAAGCATCTAATTGTCAAGTTTGCAAAAGAGCATGATATAGATCTTATCATTATTGGAGCGACTGGTGCAGGTTTTATTGACAAGTTAATGTTGGGTTCAACGACACAATATGTTATCATCCACGCTCCATGTAGTGTGATGGTTGTCAGATAA
- the hemH gene encoding ferrochelatase gives MENKKGILLVALGTPRSYKTEDVKEYLKEFLSDPLVIQKPRWFWLPILNGIILKVRPAKSAEMYKQIWSENGSPLMNHTSAQTKQLQEIYPEADVRFAMTYGEPRIDKTIKDMQNSGIEDITILPLYPQYSLTTVEPIIQQVKKVNPHLKVIKDFHEIEGYTDLLVNLIKKKWNSGEYDKLILSYHGIPQSYVTKKKDPYEKQCQKTTELVINKLGLKKHQFEHTYQSKFGPEKWLEPATIDRVARLPKEGAKKVLICSPAFVTDCLETLFELEIENKEVFTSNGGEIFDFVHPFNSSIEFTKVLKTILATTD, from the coding sequence TTGGAAAATAAAAAAGGAATTTTACTAGTAGCACTAGGAACTCCACGTTCCTATAAAACTGAGGACGTCAAAGAATATCTAAAAGAATTTCTAAGCGATCCTTTAGTAATACAAAAACCAAGATGGTTCTGGCTTCCAATTCTTAACGGAATTATCTTAAAAGTCAGACCAGCAAAATCTGCAGAAATGTATAAACAAATATGGTCAGAAAACGGCTCTCCTCTGATGAACCATACAAGTGCTCAAACAAAGCAACTCCAAGAAATCTATCCAGAAGCGGATGTAAGATTTGCCATGACTTATGGTGAACCTCGCATTGATAAAACAATAAAAGATATGCAAAACTCAGGGATAGAAGATATCACCATCCTTCCACTTTATCCCCAGTATTCGCTCACTACAGTTGAACCCATTATTCAACAAGTAAAAAAAGTTAATCCACATCTTAAAGTGATTAAAGACTTTCATGAAATTGAAGGATATACCGACTTACTCGTAAACTTGATTAAGAAAAAATGGAATTCAGGAGAATATGATAAACTTATTTTAAGCTACCACGGTATCCCTCAATCTTATGTCACAAAAAAGAAAGACCCTTACGAAAAACAATGTCAAAAAACAACCGAATTAGTCATCAATAAACTTGGACTCAAAAAACATCAATTTGAGCATACCTATCAATCAAAATTTGGTCCAGAAAAATGGTTAGAACCTGCAACTATTGACCGTGTCGCTCGTCTTCCCAAAGAAGGAGCAAAAAAAGTACTAATTTGTTCACCAGCATTTGTCACTGATTGTTTAGAAACCTTATTTGAATTAGAAATAGAGAACAAAGAGGTCTTTACTTCTAATGGTGGCGAAATCTTTGACTTCGTTCATCCCTTTAATAGTTCCATAGAATTCACAAAAGTTCTAAAAACTATCCTTGCAACCACAGATTAA
- a CDS encoding DUF6036 family nucleotidyltransferase has translation MDYQKLFFRLNQKLAGSNLTLRLHCVGGFVLEYYGLKATNDIDAFYESSEKIDDLIKEVGEEFNVGTSKESWLNHAVGRVMSISSEKNQIVIFQDTNLSVTISPLESVLIDKLQAGRTKDIWDVAKIMQYLEITQPDGLLKLMMKHSEGETDPAIILEAYSIAYGKEALKEYLRKNPDLMRLLK, from the coding sequence ATGGACTATCAGAAATTATTTTTTCGGTTAAATCAAAAACTGGCTGGGAGTAATTTGACTTTACGACTACATTGTGTGGGTGGATTTGTGTTAGAATACTACGGATTAAAAGCAACAAATGATATTGATGCGTTTTATGAATCTTCCGAAAAAATTGATGATTTGATTAAGGAAGTGGGCGAAGAATTCAATGTTGGTACGAGTAAGGAGTCATGGTTAAATCATGCTGTTGGGCGTGTCATGTCTATATCAAGTGAGAAAAATCAGATAGTTATCTTTCAAGATACTAATTTATCTGTGACTATTTCTCCCCTTGAATCGGTTTTGATTGATAAGCTTCAGGCCGGTCGTACAAAAGATATTTGGGATGTTGCAAAGATTATGCAGTATCTGGAAATAACACAACCAGATGGCTTGTTAAAATTAATGATGAAACATTCAGAGGGTGAAACAGACCCGGCAATTATTCTTGAAGCTTATAGCATTGCCTATGGAAAAGAAGCTTTAAAAGAATATTTGAGAAAAAATCCAGATTTGATGAGGTTACTAAAATGA
- a CDS encoding HAD domain-containing protein: METVILLDVDGVLVPFGPYSQHKMIAVGPVFVRKKLRKWLQDLSEKSEIYWATSWQANAKIFEHELEFHCQGFLDFSKYHTKNYLWGKLETIEIFCQQNIGKKFVLIDDNANDWLLTASSVLTELMKEGKLLVIKPDAYVGISDKEMKKVSEYVKNK; this comes from the coding sequence ATGGAGACAGTGATATTGTTGGATGTTGATGGTGTTTTGGTGCCATTTGGTCCGTATTCCCAACACAAAATGATTGCAGTTGGTCCTGTTTTTGTACGTAAAAAATTGCGGAAATGGTTACAAGATTTGAGCGAAAAATCTGAAATTTATTGGGCAACATCTTGGCAAGCTAATGCCAAAATTTTTGAACATGAGTTAGAATTCCATTGTCAAGGATTCTTAGATTTTTCTAAATATCACACCAAAAATTATTTATGGGGGAAATTAGAAACCATTGAGATTTTCTGTCAGCAAAATATAGGTAAAAAATTTGTTCTTATTGATGACAACGCGAATGACTGGCTGTTGACAGCTTCGTCAGTACTGACAGAATTAATGAAGGAAGGAAAGTTACTTGTCATTAAACCTGATGCCTATGTAGGAATTTCTGATAAAGAAATGAAAAAAGTATCAGAATATGTGAAAAATAAATAA
- a CDS encoding universal stress protein translates to MKKQYKNILVAVDGSEQAYNAVSEAAEVAKRNDGKLHILTVKDIGRYYGMAGRVVLTDTLELDKSAEEILDKASHLVTNEVETEIYEVSGVPKYTIADFSKEHDIDLIVIGATGTGFIDKLLVGSTTQYVVSHASCNVMVVR, encoded by the coding sequence ATGAAAAAACAATACAAAAACATCTTGGTTGCAGTAGATGGTTCTGAACAAGCTTACAATGCTGTGAGTGAGGCTGCAGAAGTAGCCAAAAGAAACGATGGAAAGCTTCATATCTTGACAGTCAAGGATATCGGACGTTACTATGGTATGGCAGGTCGTGTTGTTTTAACCGACACATTGGAACTTGATAAAAGTGCTGAAGAAATCTTAGATAAAGCTTCTCATCTAGTTACAAACGAAGTGGAAACTGAAATTTATGAAGTTTCCGGAGTTCCAAAGTACACAATTGCTGATTTTTCAAAAGAGCATGATATCGATCTTATTGTTATAGGTGCGACTGGTACAGGATTTATTGACAAACTACTAGTAGGCTCAACGACTCAATATGTTGTTAGTCATGCATCGTGTAATGTGATGGTCGTTAGATAA
- a CDS encoding VTT domain-containing protein, with protein sequence MVDNMLNWVASLPLWQATLFLFIVVFFRAQMTFWLGKLMYKGILKTNLSKNTTRSEEKRAGIEALQKYGWPVIPLSFLTVGFQSVVQIGAGLLDWNWFKYTLVALPGYLAWGFIYAFGGLALFRSIANGSIGLLIIALIVAFLVWSIGSLLLKNLKQANNEVSSFRSFSLKSTL encoded by the coding sequence TTGGTTGATAATATGCTAAATTGGGTAGCAAGTCTACCTCTGTGGCAAGCAACATTATTTTTATTTATAGTTGTGTTCTTTAGGGCACAGATGACTTTTTGGTTGGGGAAATTGATGTATAAAGGAATTTTGAAAACCAATTTGTCAAAAAATACAACACGGTCAGAAGAAAAAAGGGCAGGAATTGAAGCACTGCAAAAATATGGCTGGCCAGTCATTCCCTTGAGCTTTTTGACGGTAGGATTTCAGTCAGTTGTACAAATCGGTGCAGGTCTGCTTGATTGGAATTGGTTTAAATATACACTTGTAGCACTTCCTGGATATCTGGCTTGGGGCTTTATATATGCATTTGGTGGGTTGGCACTTTTTCGGTCTATTGCAAATGGATCTATTGGATTATTAATCATCGCTTTAATTGTTGCATTTTTAGTATGGAGTATAGGGTCTTTATTGTTAAAAAACTTAAAACAAGCGAATAATGAAGTTTCAAGTTTTAGATCATTTTCATTAAAAAGCACTCTATGA
- a CDS encoding NlpC/P60 family protein, whose translation MAGSLNKLVERMVYWCTEVSLGYDQSNRWDIRDGGETDCSALVIHCLQEAGFTTGEASYTGNMRSALTANGWTVVANNGSPQTGDILLNDVNHVAVYIGNGKLAQASGDENGQISGGQAGDQTGRETNVSSYYNYPWDCYLRWSGGDDSGSSSNNQTNKGEIEMYLINTIDTKTWYVSNGVQCKWIKTERVLRNYQNEFGKLNLPVDKMYSTELYNEFAQDKILK comes from the coding sequence ATGGCAGGATCATTAAATAAACTTGTTGAACGTATGGTTTATTGGTGTACTGAAGTAAGCCTTGGTTATGACCAAAGTAATCGTTGGGATATTCGAGATGGTGGAGAAACAGACTGTTCTGCTCTGGTTATTCATTGTTTACAAGAGGCAGGATTTACAACTGGTGAGGCAAGCTATACAGGAAATATGCGTTCCGCATTGACAGCGAATGGATGGACAGTAGTGGCGAACAATGGCTCACCACAAACAGGAGATATTCTCTTGAATGACGTGAATCATGTTGCAGTATATATTGGAAATGGGAAACTTGCTCAAGCTTCTGGGGATGAGAACGGCCAAATTTCTGGAGGACAAGCTGGTGACCAGACAGGACGCGAAACTAATGTAAGTAGCTATTACAACTACCCATGGGATTGCTATTTACGTTGGTCAGGGGGAGACGACTCAGGGTCATCTTCTAATAATCAAACAAACAAAGGAGAAATTGAGATGTATTTAATTAATACAATTGACACAAAAACTTGGTATGTATCAAACGGAGTACAATGCAAATGGATCAAAACCGAGCGCGTACTTAGAAACTATCAAAATGAATTTGGGAAACTTAATCTTCCAGTGGATAAAATGTACAGCACAGAACTATACAACGAATTCGCTCAAGATAAGATTTTGAAATAA